TTCCCGCTTAATGTGATAGCATGCATTGCTATTATTAAAATAAGGAGATAgtgaattaaatttaaacattagaTTAGTTGAATTTTGGCAAAGCAATGATACGAATTAACGAAGAGTTAATCTTAAGGAAAGTGATATATGGCATTAGTCTTGAAAATAGTGTTTAAAATTTTCGTTGGGTAAatcttaaatgttaaaaaaaagacatatgCTAAATACACCTATCTACGACAATTAACGGCATAGCTATTGTTCACCAGCTGTATTCTGGCATACCTCGGATATCTAACTAACAGTTTAGATCGATATTAAAGAGAATGCCAGCCAAGGGGCCAGATAACTAGTCTATTTTTGCCCCAGTGtgtaataattttaacaatagagaacatttataataataaagtaGGAAACTGGCAAAACGACTTGTATGCGTTTGTACGCTTCTCTGTAAATTTATGATTACAGGAGCTAGGGTTATTACATCAGAAGCAAGTGCAAAAAACACTCCCCCCTAAAACTACTCATCAACAGGTGCTCTTGGCGTAAGAACCGGCGATAAAGCGAAAATGGATTCACCAAGACGCGTGCGCTTTTGATATCCTTTCATTGAAGAATCCCTGCGCACTAAAATGGGAATAGCTTCACGTTATGAATGAAGTAAAATGGGTCTGTGGTCTACAGAATATAAGCTTTTGTCTGGGCTGTCTGGGAACTGAACGAGTTTCTTGCAGAGTTGTTGGGCTTTATGGGTTATGACGCAACACACATAAAGCTAAGGAACCACGTGGAACAAAAATCTAGCTTAATTCAATTGCAGAATCGGTTAGAtatgagtttttaaaaaaaatctatgatgGTAAATGTTTTAGTTGTCCTTtggaattacaaataaacaaccTGCTCTTTATAAAGAGAATATTAAAAGAGATAACAACAATTTTATCATCAATACAAACATTATCAATGATAAAAAGTGAAGTATAcgatatttatattaaaaaaaaatgatgtgtGAATCAATACATATTTTGCTGATCCTTGATAGCTTATCACAACTTCATGTCTATAATACTTTGGTGAAAATTGTCGATGTTTTGCCACCAGGgctaaaacagtttttattaattagttagGAGATCGACCTAAGTGAAAGAGAcagaaactgtagaaaaaataGTCTACAATTAACTAAGGGGAGATTTTTACCGTTCCATTTGCCATCTTGTACTGATTTTTCGAGCTTTACAcaatgtgttttaaatttgaccAAATAATTCTGGAATGCGCTCTAAAGCATTCCTCTGATGCTTCCTTTGTGTGAACACCAACCCTTTGGTAACGAGGGAGTTTTGTACAAATTGTATCAGTCAAAAAAGGCGGGTATGGAATCTCGGAATTTTATATTGATTCTTCTTTGCATGTGTTTTCTATGAAGAAGAAATTGTTTTGCTTAAACGAAACAGGCAGATAATTGTAAATAACTTAATGTAAGTATTAGATTTTATATAACAATATTCATATATCTAACAATAAAAGGTAACACCTgttaatgtaaaatatcaacTGTACATCCAAATACATGGAACAACTTTTTTTGGttacttttttgttattttgactTCTTTACCTTGTGTCCTAAAATCATGagttaaactacatgtataaccaaaATTTATTTAGTTCGAAAATATATCCATTCAGACCCCGCCCTTTCCACAGAGCCCCCTTCTAACCAATAGATTGCTCTGTGTGTTTTCTAGCTCCTGTTcttagatatttatttatttacgaTGACATTTTGAATGTGTTAAATAATTACATTAGTATTACTTTGTATTTTGTAGGACAGAAAGGAGACAGGGTAAGCCGGTTTAATTTTTATCTTCCATTCCTGACTTTCTCATACATTACCAAAACATAAGAaagtataaaatgaaattttgtcaaatttaaaaagaaataatcattGTACATTGACTGTCTGTATGTTTCAGGGAGATGTTGGGTTTCCGGTAGATTTTTATTCCTAAAAGTTCTTTATTCTGATGATTTTTATCCCTATATACTAACAAGTTTGGGGTTAAAATAGCTatctttaatatatacatgtatatgaaatatatagccaaaaaatcaacattttatcATCTTGTAGACACAATAGCTAATATTTATTAGAAAAACGTTTATAGTTCTAAATCTATGTATGTAGATGCATTGACCTGGCTGTGGTTTCAGATATATTCGTGGACGTTGATATGTGGATTTAGTGAAATTTACAATTCCATATATAACAGTTCGTGACCAGTGAGCCTAACAATAGTATATATCATCATATATCGTACTtctttgtacatttatttagtgAATAGACTTAAGAGCACCAAAACATGCttttcaacgaatattgatgaaaccacattATCCATTGCAAGCTTATTGGTAAATTAGTTAAAAAACTAATTAGTCATCATTAGCAGTTTAGTGataatttcattacaaattgaaccattatttttttcttttctttttgcaaGTTTAAATTACTgatgtttctttaaaaactgtaaGACGTCCTTAAACAATTGACGCAAAGTAATGTAATTTCCGGCAACAAATTGGTTCCACTTAGGGTATTTTACGTCAGACAAGCCTATAGGTGTACAGACACCTAGAAACGTATACCTCCCATGCCGAGACAAACGTCTAATCGCCCTATCTCCCTGTGAGCTCTTCTTGGAGGTCACCCAATTGTTCCGGGTAGGGTGAATGTTAATGTCACTTTGAGGGGTCTGGGCTTTCTCAGCGCTTCTTTCCAGACAAGCCCTGCTGCAGTTAACAAGGCATAAATGCACTTCTGATAGCCTCCTCTGTAATTATGTCGGTTTGATGGCGTATAGTGATGTATGAGTGAGGATGCTTCCAGTTTGACAAATGTCTTTATTCTGTTTCGAATGCACTGAACATGAAACAGATTTGAATTTGAAAGGGGAAATCGCTAAAAATTAGTTCTGCCATTTGTCTGAGAATTAGGTAGAATACGCACGTGTTAACACAGCGTTGAATAGAGACCCCTGATGGTATATTAGAGCTTCTATCCATACAGATAGACAGACAACTGCTGCAATTGCAACAGTTGACAGATGCagtgaaaaatttcatttaaattcacATGAAATTGATGCCAAATACTAGTACCCGATCTTGACCcccttattttaaattagatcTAAGTCTAAGTCTATGATATACAATTTTTAGATATATAGATATGAATTGacaaaataacttttatttcagggaCCTAAAGGTGATTCCGGCTATCCCGGGTTCCCGGTCCGTCTGACTTTTACATTAAGATTATTGTTATACGCACTTTTTAATTCACCAAAAAATGTCTGCATGATAAGAGAAAACAACCAATATTACGTTTAAAGTGTCTGAAAAATGTCGATGCACATTGCACACGTTAtttgaataatcattttttgtttttgttataattatgtTGATATGAACTGTCCAAAACTATTTAACAATGCCTTGATTCTAGCTATTGGTAAATAATTTGAACCAAttcattcatataattttttcctGTCAATTCTTGTTATGCATGgttctttttttcaaacaatacacATAAACAGTTTTAACAATGTAAAGTTTGTTACTAACATTGAACTTAACAAACTTTTGCCATAATATCTTTATATCtacttataattttatttagtcATTTgctaattaaaaatatacattatatcttattatgctttattgtatttgtAAATAGATTTTCTTAGTTACATGCTTTTAGTAAGATTGAGAATAAAGTTATTAATGAGAGGCAAAGATGCAAATGCAATCTAATTATGAGTGTTTCTGTTTAGAAAATAAATGCAAGTAAAATATTCGATCCATTTCCTCGTGttgcatgaaaaaaaactaATCCTCATAAATTACTAGTAttacatatttttctaaaaGAATTGATTTCATAGGATTTATTTGTTGTAGGGTTCTATTGGGCAAACCGGACCGCAGGTAAAGATCTACGCATTCAGTCCTTTGGTCTTAAAGCTTTTATATTGGAGACCTTTAAGTTACatatttttcttgatatttttaatacgTAATATTTCTAGGGAGAACCCGGTCAACCAGGACCCCCTGGACTGAAGGTAACATTCTTTATACATTGGTTTACCTATATGTAATCAGATACACAAATTTAGAACAATACATTAGTTTATGGCCACAAAACCTATGACCACTaacgttatacatgtacagtatatattatataaaatgatgtaaccagatatatatgtaaaacagatcttttcattttatatataatatataatattttcatcctaggttatatcaaatattgttaTAATTCAATGTTGTAGGGAGAAAAGGGGGACAAGGGTAATGAAGGGTTACCTGGGTACGATGGAGCGCCGGGCCCAAAGGTAAAAAATATACACTCCCAAAATTCCTATAAATCTATATCTTCTGCCAAACATATTTGTTTGTAAAACCATCCTACTTTATGAGATAATTCTTGTATCACggtaattttattaattcgGAGATTAATTCAGAGATTATCTCTGATCAGAGATGAACACGTTTTAACATTAAGTATATTTCCTTTTGAACATCTTGTAGCAGGAATGTTACCTCCATTTATACATCTCTTCTCACCGCAGggatatataaacaattatgaATTGCTTTTGATAAATTAGAAGACTCGCAACATATTCCAGCTTATCGCATCTATTCTGGTTTTGAAAACATGAATTTAATTCTGATCTACAGGGGGTCAAAAGGTCAATACGATTCCAGGACGAAACCTTCCGAAATATAGTAGACCTAAAGGTATCGCCGTCACGTGACTTAATTGAAAAATGTTGATcggatttattttaaaatttatgaaacaattttattaattatcactTAAAACCAACCATTAAGGATTTTTCTACCCCTGACCTTTTGGATTTTATTAGGGAGCGTCTTATGAAGTTATAACGATAAAGGTTTGTATCGGACGGCGCATGCTCGAGTTTGTGATGTAGTTGCATGCCAGACTTCGTTTAAGCGATGCTTTTTGTTCGAAATATTTTTCCTCctggaaattattttaaagaatatatttaatAGCTAGACTAGTAGGTATTATGATACATAATATTGCTAAAGAACATGGGttttatgggaaaaaaaatcacGTGTCCAGATTTCGTCATTCTAACGGTAAACATATGCATGAACAAATAATGATAGACACTAAATCACAAGGAGAACagattaagaataaattttGTTATCTGCCTGAACTTACATCAGATGAGAAAGAAAACCGCAACATCATGAAACACAAAACATCATCAAAATAACAAAGAGTGTTTATTCAATAAACAAACGTTGTTTGGAAAGCAGCTGTAAAACAGTAAGGATCAGACGAAGGCTGATGAGTTTCTCAAACCACAAGGTTACGCAACTCCCAAACTACAAGATATTAACGCATGCATCCGTTATCTCCTTGCATGCTTCTTGTGGGGGTATGTGTGTGCGAGCAGTCAAGTTTTTCAATATCCCTTACATATCCCTAACAATGTTGTCACAAATTTTGTGGAGTAACCTGCGATATGATGcatgttttatgatttttgttttcctCAGTTATGTCTTGGTGATATTATTGCTTATGCATGACATTGACCTTTAACCTGCATGTCATTGAAGGGTGATCGAGGACCTAAGGGTGTACCTAGTTCCGCTCCAGATGGTGCCGAGGAACAGCTGGAGTTCCTTAGGGTAGTTTTAGGTTACCGTTGTCACAAGTGGTAGAACACTTACATTTTTACTGACTTCTAAGTTATGTTTGATTGTGAATATATTCATTACATTCATTTGATCATCTTCACAATGTCAAGGTTTTGTGATTATGAAACTCCACACAAACTGTGGAGTTCCGTAATCACAAAACCTTGACATTATGATGTCATTTGATTATGGTACGAGTATTTGTGTGTTGTAATTAAATTTAGAgcatttgaatgtttttgtataattcagaatattttgaattcgcattttaattttttcaataaaagtgtataactatgataaatattgccattcatatcatataactttttaaacattCTGGTTCTTTGATATAGGGAGAGCCCGGAGAACCTGGGGCTAAGGGCATACAGGGAGACCCGGGCGAACCCGGACCCAAGGGAGACACGGGACTCCCTGGATTTGACGGTTTACCTGGACCAACTGGACCACCTGTAAGTATAGAGCCGATATTAGATGTTTAGTGTTaagtaattacatgtagcttGTATCAAAcggtaaataaatttaatttaaaaatattttattatgcaatataTTACATAAACGAATAGGATAGCAAGCATTGCCTATACAAATCCTCTCCGACatacaaggtcaaggtcatttataCAAAGTTTAGTGCCATACAATATTGACAATAATATTACAAAAgatattatattgataaatatatgcatatacgtatatatttgaaatatatgaccAGAAATGACAATAGGTATAATAATAcctattataatattataatttgtagTAACTAGTAATGataataattagaaaaaaagaaaaaaatacagacaAAAGGTTTTATACACAGGTAAATAAATAGGTGATATAATAGCTGATATCCTACTTTAATAGTTGATATCCAAAAAAACTGATTGCTATCAAACGTTACATAAAGAGCAGCTGGTATccaatattaaaaaatagatattggtactctaaatctattaaaaattatacaatgtatgAAAGTTTTGATTATAAGTCATAcagtaattaattattttttctaggGAGAACCTGGGCCAAAGGGAGATCGCGTAAGTTTTCCACGTTGCATCTTCACTCTATTCACCGTTTTCATATACTAATATCTCGACTTTTATCACTTTATATTGTAAACAACTTTTCAACATTTTGTCATCCTTTAACATTGTAGGGTATACCAGGAAACCCTGGAGTACCGGTGAGTTTTTAAATCCTTGTTTCGTTTGACAGAATATTGAAATGCGATGTTGAGTgtgaattaagaaaatgtaaaatgcttttaaaattacattgggCATGTCCTCGTGACAGGGAAGTAAGGGTATGATTGGGGTTCAGGGGCTTCCTGGTAGGGGTGATCCGGGACCTCAAGGTCCAAAAGGTCAGCAAGTAAGTCTCAATGCATGCGTCTGCGCATGACGTCATTTAAATGTGCCTGATGATGACTGCATGgcgtcaaaacaatttttacaccccgtgaaatatatgtatgttatttgctcagaaatgaaatttgatgtaTGTAGTGTATTTGTCTAAATAATCTTGTAATATGCATGATGTCTGCGACGTGAAGAAGGCTGCACTTTAAGTTTTGAATTTGTATCGGGGTACAGatgaactgaactttatttcAGGTAGTGTTATCTGTCTCCGATTCAAGGGGGTATCCTGCAGGGTATATTAAGGGCGAAAAGGGGAATTTAGGAGAACGGGTGAGATGAATCATCCCTCCTGTGATGATCATGCTAGGTTACTAATCAGCTATACTCGAATGGTTTTGACGCTGTAACCGAGACATGCACTCTATGAACAACTTTCCAGTAGGCTGCAgcaaatacaattattaatGAACTATTATGCTACTTAATTCTAAACCTTATCTGCTCAAAGCGCCACTCAAGGACATGTCGCATGGAGGTTTTGTCCAGTTCAGAAAACGCAAATGATCAGTTAATTCCAAACTCACGTGATGTCGAAGAGGATCAATCACGCCAAAGACGGTCGCGAAATCGAGGCTGTCTCACAAGAGGGCGCTCAAGAAGGCGGCAATTAGTGGAGGTATTCGACAAAGCCTTGGTGGCGGGATATATAAGTTGCTCTCTGCATGACTATGTGTTTGCTGCAGTCCTTTAACACTGTTGTACCAACTAACATCTTTTAAGCTTATGGGAAAGGTTTGTATTCATGGCTagatatgtacataataacttaGAAATGTTCGTGTTTATTGAGCAAACTCGTATTCATCTTTATATACAATATGTATGTACACCTCGTAATAGAATATTGTATCATTGATCAgtgctcacatttaaaaaaaacgctTATGTTGAAAGTTGCACAACAAGAGTAAGTCAATTTTCAAGGAACAGAATAAGCTGATGATCTAATGCTTCATTTGATTTAAAGAATTTGTTAATCATAAAAGGGAGAGATAGGCCTTCCGGGCTTACCAGGAACTAAAGGCTTGAAAGGCGACAGAGGACGACGCGGGAAAAAAGTAAGTCGTCTGCCTGATTCTGTTGtcaatgaatattcatgaatgtGTTCTATGTCATTATTGATTTGGATGTTTTTAGCATGCATCTTCCGTTTGGCATGCTGTGTGTATATAGAGTTTCTTTTCTGTAGCTACAACAGAAGATATGGTAGAAGTTTAGTGTGTGACTTAGTGAGTATTCAGTAGTCTtcagttaatttttaaaatattgcatgtTTTGGAAAATAGAAAAGCATGCTCAATGCGTGACTACTTTATTCAtgttatatacattttgtttgGTATTCCCAAAATAAAAGCTTATTTGCATGTACTTTTAAGATTTTGATTAAAGTGATAGTTTGTAATGAATGAGGATGCTTTAAAAGCATGTCTCCTGCAACTgaattttcaaaacacgtttcaCTAAAACAGAAAGTCCGTTACATCATTTTTCGTTTTTGCATTGTaatctgtatcttaatatgaaCCTTTTAAGGGAAAGCGTGGAAAGCGTGGGGTTGGTCGACTAGGACCCCGAGGTCCCATTGGTAAAAGAGGCCTTCCAGGGCTACAGGGTTCAAAAGGTGACAAGGGTGCCCCAGGAGAACAGGTTTGTCTAGTTTTAAGCATCCATTCGGTGTTTTATAAAAACGTGTATGCAGAAAAGGTCAACACAAGGTATTGTTAAAGACATATGACAAAGATGATAAATtatgttatattaaataaaataaaattattatcccTTTCGAAAGTCATAAAAATAGGGATGCTTTTATTTTGCAATGATACcatgaatttaaaacaaatactaGCATATAGTTTTGCTTCATGTTTGTTGCTATGCAATTTATAAAGTTACACGTTTTTTGCCAAATAAAAACCCCAAGTAAATGAAACAATCTGAATTGTATTACAGGGAGACAGGGGCCTGGGTATTCCTGGTAAAGATGGAAAGCCCGGCACAAGAGGGATCCCTGTAAGCTAATTATACCCACTGAATAAACATTTGAAACTTACTTTTAACAACTTTcatgtttcttttaaatttaaatttttaaacactatcAATCATTTAAAGAGTCGAGAGCAGCACATGTAAGTAACATTTTGTAAGTTAAACTAGATAAtgtataagagagagagagagagagagagagagagaggttatTTAGTACCTTTTTTTTCTTAGGGAGATAAAGGTGAAAAGGGTGATGAAGGTCCGCTAGGACCTCCGGGAAATGATGGTCAGATAGGACCTCCGGGACTACCTGGGCCTCCGGTAAATACTTGATTGCATTAATTCGAATACTGTCAAAAACTCGGGTTTAATTGATATTCATTGCATTACAGTTTCTGTGGATTCCATTAATATTACAGTTATGAGGAAAAGCAAAGTCGAGGAGAATGGTCCTATTTATAGATCTAAAACCAGACATTTTACTTCGTTGTAATTCTGAAATCATTGATCGTATGAACAACGAAAATTGTAATTCAATGAATAATAAACAACATGATATAATTGTAATGTg
This portion of the Magallana gigas chromosome 7, xbMagGiga1.1, whole genome shotgun sequence genome encodes:
- the LOC105336585 gene encoding collagen alpha-2(IX) chain isoform X14, which codes for MEKGRSVATKRRLETDKCLRCSLWMFSGIAISLMVILLGFTIWTLVSYQNTVTALQSRVDKLEVDLDLIRSGKEALIAKTVEEEVSKRLEVMKTQLLAFYTHSQPRYRRQACNCQGQKGDRGPKGDSGYPGFPGSIGQTGPQGEPGQPGPPGLKGEKGDKGNEGLPGYDGAPGPKGVKRSIRFQDETFRNIVDLKGASYEVITIKGEPGEPGAKGIQGDPGEPGPKGDTGLPGFDGLPGPTGPPGEPGPKGDRGIPGNPGVPGSKGMIGVQGLPGRGDPGPQGPKGQQGEIGLPGLPGTKGLKGDRGRRGKKGKRGKRGVGRLGPRGPIGKRGLPGLQGSKGDKGAPGEQGDRGLGIPGKDGKPGTRGIPGDKGEKGDEGPLGPPGNDGQIGPPGLPGPPGDTSIIDTSDYKGISRVIPGPPGPPGPQGQQGVQGRPGIKGERGPVGSKGERGDKGEEGQLGPMGLPGSFGPPGVKGELGDTGLPGPMVFCDKDLRFQTYGCNFQHKCILNITCNNNVLSLN
- the LOC105336585 gene encoding collagen alpha-1(XXV) chain isoform X6, with product MEKGRSVATKRRLETDKCLRCSLWMFSGIAISLMVILLGFTIWTLVSYQNTVTALQSRVDKLEVDLDLIRSGKEALIAKTVEEEVSKRLEVMKTQLLAFYTHSQPRYRRQACNCQGQKGDRGPKGDSGYPGFPGSIGQTGPQGEPGQPGPPGLKGEKGDKGNEGLPGYDGAPGPKGVKRSIRFQDETFRNIVDLKGASYEVITIKGEPGEPGAKGIQGDPGEPGPKGDTGLPGFDGLPGPTGPPGEPGPKGDRGIPGNPGVPGSKGMIGVQGLPGRGDPGPQGPKGQQGEIGLPGLPGTKGLKGDRGRRGKKGKRGKRGVGRLGPRGPIGKRGLPGLQGSKGDKGAPGEQGDRGLGIPGKDGKPGTRGIPGDKGEKGDEGPLGPPGNDGQIGPPGLPGPPGDTSIIDTSDYKGISRVIPGPPGPPGPQGQQGVQGRPGIKGERGPVGSKGERGDKGEEGQLGPMGLPGPPGPPGPESAGACSCPKGEKGDRGRRGKRGPKGNQGIPGLDAPCPVGDNGLPLPGCGIQYYNKGAPGYSCPIGPDGIPRCGNNGNTRG
- the LOC105336585 gene encoding collagen alpha-1(I) chain isoform X12 — protein: MEKGRSVATKRRLETDKCLRCSLWMFSGIAISLMVILLGFTIWTLVSYQNTVTALQSRVDKLEVDLDLIRSGKEALIAKTVEEEVSKRLEVMKTQLLAFYTHSQPRYRRQACNCQGQKGDRGPKGDSGYPGFPGSIGQTGPQGEPGQPGPPGLKGEKGDKGNEGLPGYDGAPGPKGVKRSIRFQDETFRNIVDLKGASYEVITIKGEPGEPGAKGIQGDPGEPGPKGDTGLPGFDGLPGPTGPPGEPGPKGDRGIPGNPGVPGSKGMIGVQGLPGRGDPGPQGPKGQQGEIGLPGLPGTKGLKGDRGRRGKKGKRGKRGVGRLGPRGPIGKRGLPGLQGSKGDKGAPGEQGDRGLGIPGKDGKPGTRGIPGDKGEKGDEGPLGPPGNDGQIGPPGLPGPPGDTSIIDTSDYKGISRVIPGPPGPPGPQGQQGVQGRPGIKGERGPVGSKGERGDKGEEGQLGPMGLPGSFGPPGVKGELGDTGLPGPMGPPGPPGPESAGACSCPKGEKGAPGYSCPIGPDGIPRCGNNGNTRG
- the LOC105336585 gene encoding collagen alpha-2(IX) chain isoform X15; translated protein: MEKGRSVATKRRLETDKCLRCSLWMFSGIAISLMVILLGFTIWTLVSYQNTVTALQSRVDKLEVDLDLIRSGKEALIAKTVEEEVSKRLEVMKTQLLAFYTHSQPRYRRQACNCQGQKGDRGPKGDSGYPGFPGSIGQTGPQGEPGQPGPPGLKGEKGDKGNEGLPGYDGAPGPKGVKRSIRFQDETFRNIVDLKGASYEVITIKGEPGEPGAKGIQGDPGEPGPKGDTGLPGFDGLPGPTGPPGEPGPKGDRGIPGNPGVPGSKGMIGVQGLPGRGDPGPQGPKGQQGEIGLPGLPGTKGLKGDRGRRGKKGKRGKRGVGRLGPRGPIGKRGLPGLQGSKGDKGAPGEQGDRGLGIPGKDGKPGTRGIPGDKGEKGDEGPLGPPGNDGQIGPPGLPGPPGDTSIIDTSDYKGISRVIPGPPGPPGPQGQQGVQGRPGIKGERGPVGSKGERGDKGEEGQLGPMGLPGPPGPPGPESAGACSCPKGEKGAPGYSCPIGPDGIPRCGNNGNTRG
- the LOC105336585 gene encoding collagen alpha-1(I) chain isoform X9, yielding MEKGRSVATKRRLETDKCLRCSLWMFSGIAISLMVILLGFTIWTLVSYQNTVTALQSRVDKLEVDLDLIRSGKEALIAKTVEEEVSKRLEVMKTQLLAFYTHSQPRYRRQACNCQGQKGDRGPKGDSGYPGFPGSIGQTGPQGEPGQPGPPGLKGEKGDKGNEGLPGYDGAPGPKGVKRSIRFQDETFRNIVDLKGASYEVITIKGEPGEPGAKGIQGDPGEPGPKGDTGLPGFDGLPGPTGPPGEPGPKGDRGIPGNPGVPGSKGMIGVQGLPGRGDPGPQGPKGQQGEIGLPGLPGTKGLKGDRGRRGKKGKRGKRGVGRLGPRGPIGKRGLPGLQGSKGDKGAPGEQGDRGLGIPGKDGKPGTRGIPGDKGEKGDEGPLGPPGNDGQIGPPGLPGPPGDTSIIDTSDYKGISRVIPGPPGPPGPQGQQGVQGRPGIKGERGPVGSKGERGDKGEEGQLGPMGLPGSFGPPGVKGELGDTGLPGPMGPPGPPGPESAGACSCPKGEKGDRGRRGKRGPKGNQGAPGYSCPIGPDGIPRCGNNGNTRG
- the LOC105336585 gene encoding collagen alpha-1(XXV) chain isoform X13, with protein sequence MEKGRSVATKRRLETDKCLRCSLWMFSGIAISLMVILLGFTIWTLVSYQNTVTALQSRVDKLEVDLDLIRSGKEALIAKTVEEEVSKRLEVMKTQLLAFYTHSQPRYRRQACNCQGQKGDRGPKGDSGYPGFPGSIGQTGPQGEPGQPGPPGLKGEKGDKGNEGLPGYDGAPGPKGVKRSIRFQDETFRNIVDLKGASYEVITIKGEPGEPGAKGIQGDPGEPGPKGDTGLPGFDGLPGPTGPPGEPGPKGDRGIPGNPGVPGSKGMIGVQGLPGRGDPGPQGPKGQQGEIGLPGLPGTKGLKGDRGRRGKKGKRGKRGVGRLGPRGPIGKRGLPGLQGSKGDKGAPGEQGDRGLGIPGKDGKPGTRGIPGDKGEKGDEGPLGPPGNDGQIGPPGLPGPPGDTSIIDTSDYKGISRVIPGPPGPPGPQGQQGVQGRPGIKGERGPVGSKGERGDKGEEGQLGPMGLPGPPGPPGPESAGACSCPKGEKGDRGRRGKRGPKGNQGAPGYSCPIGPDGIPRCGNNGNTRG